CCTCGCTGCTTCAATCAACAGCAGTGAAAGGTTTTAAACCCCACCTCATCCGCATTTGCTTTTGGCAGGAAGAATCGCTGGTTTCGTCATGGACGCGAGGAAGTacgcgaaggcggcggcggagctgggcATCCATGTCCTCGACACCTGGCCGTGGTGGAACATCCTCATCCGCCTCCCGGCGAAGTCGGTCCTCCGCTTCCGCGCTGTCTGCAAGGCCTTTCGCGACCACATCTCCTCCCCCGAATTCCTCCGAGAATTCCAGCGCCTCCAGAAGCCGCAGCCCCTCATCCTCCCCGCGGACTACGCCCGCGACGATCCCAGATATGTGCACCTCGAGGCCATCGACCTCCTCACGGATCAAGTCCGGCATATCTTCCGGTTCGCTACCGCTGCCGCTGGCGAGCAGTACGTCCACCGCGCCCCAGGCACGATCGTGTTCGCGGTCCACGGCTCCGTCGACggtctcctcctcgtctccttcCTCGACAGCTGGTACGTCTGCAACCCGTCGCTGCGCCAGTGGGCTCCAATGCCGGCTCTCGATCCCCACGAGGTCGTCGGGTTCTACTCGCACGCCGCTTCCGGAGAGTACCGCGTGCTCTACCAAAAGGGCGCAGATGACCCCTCCGTCGACACTTGCTACTACATCATCACGGTGGGTTCCCAGCAGGCCGCCAGGAGCATCGGGTGCCCCGTCTCGCCGGCGACGATGCTCGAGGCGTGGTTTGACAGAAGACAAGTGGGGTTAGAAGGCGCCTTCCGTGAACCGCCCGCCCTGGTCGGCGGCAACCTGTACTGGCCGCAGCGGGATCGTATAATGGTGTTCGACACGGCGGCAGAAGTGTTCAGTTGGATTGACTCTCCTGACACAAACAGCGTCATGAAATTGATGGAAATGGAGAGCAATTCAAGGCTGGGAGCGTTAAAGGTTGGTCTCTGGATTCTGGAGGATCACGAGGGTGAGATTTGGGCTCACGCTTGCCGGATTGAACTGTCATTGGCACAGATCACGATGGGTTCAGCTGGGTCAGACCGTTGCACGCCATTTGTTGTCTCACCAGAAGGGGATGTGCTAATTGAGTGCCCATCGACGCCGTTGAACCTCGGAGACGATGAGCTAGAAGTGTGGCCGGCATGTCTGCTGCACTACAGCAAGAAGGACGAAGAGCGGGGCAAGTTCAACTTTGAACACAACTGGACGACGTCTCCTACACATCTCCTCAAGGAAAGCCTTCTTCCGCATGCGTTCTTG
This is a stretch of genomic DNA from Brachypodium distachyon strain Bd21 chromosome 1, Brachypodium_distachyon_v3.0, whole genome shotgun sequence. It encodes these proteins:
- the LOC112271641 gene encoding putative F-box protein At1g47790; the protein is MPSCSMYSRSCSISPAFSSSTVTLISSPSPEISGRIAGFVMDARKYAKAAAELGIHVLDTWPWWNILIRLPAKSVLRFRAVCKAFRDHISSPEFLREFQRLQKPQPLILPADYARDDPRYVHLEAIDLLTDQVRHIFRFATAAAGEQYVHRAPGTIVFAVHGSVDGLLLVSFLDSWYVCNPSLRQWAPMPALDPHEVVGFYSHAASGEYRVLYQKGADDPSVDTCYYIITVGSQQAARSIGCPVSPATMLEAWFDRRQVGLEGAFREPPALVGGNLYWPQRDRIMVFDTAAEVFSWIDSPDTNSVMKLMEMESNSRLGALKVGLWILEDHEGEIWAHACRIELSLAQITMGSAGSDRCTPFVVSPEGDVLIECPSTPLNLGDDELEVWPACLLHYSKKDEERGKFNFEHNWTTSPTHLLKESLLPHAFLQPQVDGDALTPPFFQGL